One stretch of Streptomyces agglomeratus DNA includes these proteins:
- a CDS encoding TauD/TfdA family dioxygenase, whose translation MTTFADAPVLTGLTVIREPGKPAVVATPGHHDIDAAAAWLTAHRAEIQAELHRSGAVLLRGLPVADAAAFATARDALIEQRAGYKEKATPRTDFGEGVFSSTDLPAAQPIRLHNENSYTLDFPGVLLFGCVTAPEEGGATTVGDMREALRLLPADLRERFEEAGWLLVRNYSELAGLPWYKTFATDDKAAAEAYCDENTIGYEWLDDDSLVTRQRRSAIVTHPVTGDRVWFNHFAFWNSRTLDPDVREVLVDTYGEDGLPFNTYLGDGTRLTDAEVDTVNEVYDRVTRRETWQQGDLMLVDNLLCAHGRESFTGDRKILVAMGEPVALADCSPATQPSTTVFGK comes from the coding sequence ATGACCACCTTCGCCGATGCCCCCGTCCTGACCGGCCTGACCGTGATCCGCGAGCCGGGCAAGCCCGCCGTCGTGGCCACCCCGGGCCACCACGACATCGACGCCGCCGCCGCGTGGCTGACCGCCCACCGGGCCGAGATCCAGGCCGAGCTGCACCGCTCCGGCGCGGTGCTGCTGCGCGGACTGCCGGTCGCCGACGCGGCGGCCTTCGCCACCGCCCGTGACGCCCTGATCGAGCAGCGGGCCGGCTACAAGGAGAAGGCCACCCCGCGCACCGACTTCGGCGAGGGCGTGTTCTCGTCCACCGACCTGCCGGCCGCCCAGCCGATCCGCCTGCACAACGAGAACAGTTACACCCTGGACTTCCCCGGAGTGCTGCTGTTCGGCTGCGTGACCGCCCCCGAGGAGGGCGGGGCGACGACCGTCGGCGACATGCGGGAGGCCCTACGGCTACTGCCGGCGGACCTGCGGGAGCGGTTCGAGGAGGCCGGCTGGCTGCTCGTACGCAACTACTCCGAACTGGCCGGGCTGCCCTGGTACAAGACCTTCGCCACCGACGACAAGGCTGCCGCCGAGGCGTACTGCGACGAGAACACCATCGGCTACGAGTGGCTGGACGACGACTCCCTGGTCACCCGGCAGCGCCGGTCGGCGATCGTGACGCACCCGGTGACCGGGGACCGGGTCTGGTTCAACCACTTCGCGTTCTGGAACAGCCGCACCCTCGACCCGGACGTCCGCGAGGTGCTCGTCGACACGTACGGCGAGGACGGCCTGCCCTTCAACACCTACCTGGGCGACGGGACCCGGCTCACGGACGCCGAGGTCGACACGGTCAACGAGGTCTACGACCGGGTGACGCGCCGGGAGACCTGGCAGCAGGGCGACCTCATGCTCGTCGACAACCTCCTGTGCGCCCACGGGCGCGAGTCCTTCACGGGCGACCGGAAGATCCTCGTCGCCATGGGCGAGCCGGTCGCGCTGGCCGACTGCTCCCCCGCCACCCAGCCGTCCACCACCGTCTTCGGGAAGTGA
- a CDS encoding helix-turn-helix domain-containing protein translates to MNLTVTAGPAQDTQVGALIRAHRLRIGLTQRELADLSTISVRAIRDLEHGRARRPRTDTVRLMADALRLGPRARAALEDAAQLGRALGVTAGPPAPPDAPQPLLGRNTETGTLVRELSPDGEERLTHVVGLPGVGKTRVALAVAATLHGGGMPVLWHAFPGAAREYLPTGPGIWTELTDRLVAGLYGDEPGPENTEPAGGLLGEGPVLLVLDGAPAGAPRFDRLTRLLHDVPGLRLLVTSDEPWQAPGERLFLLCPLPVPAADGNGSDLSGRPADPGAEGEPAVRMFLDQVRRVRPEPAAAGADRERAVRICRLLDGHPGALSAAASWLVVSDLAALCDTLEADPTAFLDHLGGRADCLRESLRNRIGRLPAGPRTLLTALCAAPGGGESAGAGALEDSFQLPALTALTGRSLPECGRLLRELLLSGLVRAAHEEGASHFRVPALVRALVPGAAVCAPQATAAV, encoded by the coding sequence ATGAACCTCACCGTCACAGCCGGTCCCGCCCAGGACACGCAGGTCGGCGCCCTGATACGGGCCCACCGGCTGCGCATCGGACTCACCCAGCGGGAACTCGCCGACCTGTCGACCATCAGCGTGCGGGCGATACGCGACCTGGAGCACGGCCGGGCGAGACGGCCCCGCACGGACACCGTGCGGCTGATGGCGGACGCGCTGCGGCTGGGGCCGCGGGCCCGGGCCGCGCTGGAGGACGCAGCGCAGCTGGGCCGGGCCCTGGGCGTAACGGCCGGGCCGCCCGCGCCGCCGGACGCCCCGCAGCCGCTGCTGGGCCGGAACACGGAGACCGGCACCCTGGTACGGGAGCTCTCGCCGGACGGCGAGGAGCGACTGACCCATGTGGTGGGGCTGCCGGGCGTCGGCAAGACCCGGGTCGCGCTGGCGGTGGCGGCGACGCTGCACGGCGGCGGCATGCCCGTCCTGTGGCACGCCTTCCCCGGTGCGGCCCGCGAGTACCTGCCGACGGGGCCGGGGATCTGGACGGAGCTCACCGACCGGCTGGTGGCCGGGCTGTACGGCGATGAACCCGGCCCCGAGAACACGGAGCCGGCGGGTGGACTCCTGGGCGAGGGACCGGTCCTGCTGGTGCTCGACGGCGCTCCGGCCGGAGCGCCCCGCTTCGACCGGCTGACCCGTCTCCTGCACGACGTGCCGGGGCTGCGCCTGCTGGTGACGTCCGACGAGCCGTGGCAGGCGCCCGGTGAACGGCTGTTCCTGCTGTGCCCGCTGCCGGTCCCGGCCGCAGACGGCAATGGCTCGGACCTGTCAGGCCGCCCGGCCGACCCGGGGGCCGAGGGGGAACCCGCGGTCCGGATGTTCCTCGACCAGGTGCGGCGCGTCCGTCCGGAGCCGGCCGCCGCCGGTGCCGACAGGGAGCGAGCGGTGCGGATCTGCCGTCTCCTGGACGGGCACCCGGGAGCGCTGTCCGCCGCCGCGTCCTGGCTGGTCGTGTCCGACCTGGCGGCGCTGTGCGACACCCTGGAGGCCGACCCGACGGCGTTCCTGGACCACCTCGGCGGCCGGGCCGACTGCCTGCGTGAATCGCTGCGGAACCGTATCGGCCGCCTGCCCGCCGGGCCGCGCACCCTGCTGACCGCCCTGTGCGCCGCGCCGGGCGGAGGCGAGAGCGCGGGCGCGGGCGCGCTCGAAGACAGCTTCCAGCTGCCCGCGCTGACGGCACTGACCGGCCGCAGCCTGCCGGAGTGCGGGCGCCTGCTACGCGAGCTGCTCCTGTCGGGACTGGTGCGCGCCGCTCACGAGGAGGGCGCCTCCCACTTCCGGGTGCCCGCGCTCGTACGGGCGCTGGTGCCCGGTGCGGCAGTGTGCGCGCCGCAGGCAACTGCCGCCGTCTGA
- a CDS encoding phosphopantetheine-binding protein, translating into MVPAFVVLLDRLPLTANGKIDKRALPVPHAGPGTGGRAPRTALERTLCDAFTEALGLSSAVSIDDNFFDLGGHSLLAARLTNRLCSALNLSLTLRDVFRHPTPAQLAAHLDAWSARAATTPEPRRARPTLRRRTDQERITS; encoded by the coding sequence ATGGTGCCCGCGTTCGTCGTCCTGCTGGACCGGCTGCCGCTCACCGCCAACGGCAAGATCGACAAGCGGGCGCTGCCGGTGCCGCACGCCGGTCCGGGCACCGGAGGCCGCGCACCGCGCACCGCCCTGGAGCGGACCCTGTGCGACGCCTTCACCGAGGCGCTGGGGCTGTCCTCCGCGGTCTCGATCGACGACAACTTCTTCGACCTCGGCGGGCATTCGCTGCTCGCCGCCCGGCTCACCAACCGCCTGTGCTCCGCCCTGAATCTGAGCCTCACCCTTCGCGACGTATTCCGTCACCCCACGCCCGCCCAGCTGGCCGCGCACCTCGACGCCTGGTCCGCGCGGGCCGCCACCACCCCCGAGCCGCGCCGCGCCAGGCCCACCCTGCGCCGGCGCACCGACCAGGAACGGATCACCTCATGA
- a CDS encoding thioesterase II family protein translates to MTDRTAPLPNADDIVWDLPGEGPQRTALLVLPHAGGNAHAYAEWRAHLPQDVRLLIGQYPGRGARFAEDLPLTIADLAGPVAAALPADLGEDLVVLGHSMGSLVAFEVVRLLTAAGRAPRSLVASACRAPFLENPSAVYPERLDDDQLVAAIKERGGTDDGILDEPELREIIIPSIRADFAIDDVYRCPVEEARVDCPVTVIGGDADPVVPAAALDRWAEITEAGFAAHVLPGGHFYFQQQLPGFFALLGSVLDGGARPAAAALTASAV, encoded by the coding sequence ATGACCGACCGGACCGCCCCCCTCCCCAACGCCGACGACATCGTCTGGGACCTGCCCGGTGAGGGCCCCCAGCGGACCGCGCTGCTTGTGCTGCCGCACGCGGGCGGCAACGCACACGCCTACGCCGAGTGGCGGGCCCATCTGCCGCAGGACGTACGGCTGCTGATCGGGCAGTACCCGGGCCGTGGCGCCCGGTTCGCCGAGGATCTGCCCCTGACCATCGCCGACCTGGCCGGCCCGGTGGCGGCGGCGCTCCCCGCCGACCTGGGCGAGGACCTGGTGGTCCTCGGGCACAGCATGGGCTCGCTGGTCGCCTTCGAGGTGGTACGGCTGCTCACCGCGGCGGGGCGGGCGCCGCGCTCCCTGGTGGCGTCGGCCTGCCGGGCGCCGTTCCTGGAGAACCCCAGCGCCGTGTACCCCGAGCGGCTCGACGACGACCAGCTGGTCGCCGCGATCAAGGAGCGGGGCGGTACGGACGACGGGATCCTCGACGAGCCCGAGCTCCGCGAGATCATCATTCCCTCCATCCGCGCCGACTTCGCCATCGACGACGTGTACCGCTGCCCCGTCGAGGAGGCCCGTGTCGACTGCCCGGTGACGGTGATCGGAGGCGACGCGGACCCGGTGGTGCCGGCGGCGGCGCTGGACCGGTGGGCCGAGATCACCGAGGCGGGCTTCGCGGCGCACGTCCTGCCCGGCGGCCACTTCTACTTCCAGCAGCAGCTGCCCGGCTTCTTCGCGCTGCTCGGCTCCGTACTGGACGGCGGCGCGCGGCCCGCCGCGGCGGCCCTCACGGCCTCCGCCGTCTGA
- a CDS encoding non-ribosomal peptide synthetase, translated as MTTAMTAVLPERPGTLTPASPAAASRPVTADLLDRLAAVPGDRAAVIAADRELTFDGLRADAMRIAGRLAAHGVGPESVVALCLPRGAGLLSALIGALTAGAAYLPVDPKLPADRRRYLVEDSGADVVVTSGGGPDGAPLLPGVPHLDMAELLVDDRPAPAYRPVPVSGDTLAYVIYTSGSTGRPKGVEIGREAASRLLAELEDAGIAVTEGGRVGWNASPSFDASVQQWTRICRGDTLVMIDDETRADPALLAALVDERSLTDLDLTPSHADPLLELLSTDGGPRPLTLLIGGEAISPALWSRISDLTAAGTVRAVNLYGPTECTVDASAGWIATPAGEPAAPHIGAVLPGLRMRVLDERLQPVGPDGTGELYLAGPRVGRGYRRRPGLTAERFTADSGHDAEPGGRMYRTGDLVRVLPEGRLDYLGRADGQVKLRGFRIELPEIEAALTAHESVAEAAVVLRDDLHVAPGLVAYYRATGPVTGAALKDLLTAALPAYMVPAVFVALDRFPTTVNGKLDRSALPEPPSAAPASATEPAGEDDGLTASERLIAGVWTTVLRADSVGPDDNFFKLGGHSLLAIKLVSRVRAELGVALPVKAVYANPRLRDLAAHIDGLVAAHDA; from the coding sequence GTGACCACCGCCATGACCGCCGTACTGCCCGAGCGCCCCGGCACCCTGACCCCCGCCTCGCCCGCCGCCGCGTCGCGGCCGGTGACCGCCGACCTGCTGGACCGGCTGGCCGCCGTCCCCGGGGACCGCGCCGCCGTGATCGCCGCCGACCGCGAGCTGACCTTCGACGGGCTGCGCGCCGACGCCATGCGGATCGCCGGCCGGCTGGCCGCGCACGGCGTCGGCCCGGAGAGCGTGGTCGCGCTCTGCCTGCCGCGCGGTGCGGGCCTCTTGTCCGCGCTGATCGGCGCCCTCACCGCCGGCGCCGCCTACCTTCCGGTCGACCCGAAGCTGCCCGCCGACCGGCGCCGCTACCTCGTCGAGGACTCCGGCGCCGACGTCGTCGTCACCTCGGGCGGCGGCCCGGACGGCGCGCCGCTGCTGCCCGGGGTCCCGCACCTCGACATGGCGGAGCTGCTGGTCGACGACCGTCCCGCGCCCGCGTACCGGCCGGTGCCGGTGTCCGGGGACACGCTGGCGTACGTCATCTACACCTCGGGGTCGACCGGCCGGCCCAAGGGCGTCGAGATCGGCCGGGAGGCCGCCTCCCGGCTGCTCGCCGAACTGGAGGACGCCGGGATCGCCGTGACCGAGGGCGGCCGGGTCGGCTGGAACGCCTCTCCCTCCTTCGACGCCTCCGTGCAGCAGTGGACCCGCATCTGCCGGGGCGACACGCTGGTGATGATCGACGACGAGACGCGCGCCGACCCGGCGCTGCTCGCCGCGCTCGTGGACGAGCGGTCCCTGACCGACCTGGACCTGACCCCCTCTCATGCCGATCCGCTGCTGGAGCTGCTGAGCACCGACGGCGGCCCGCGCCCGCTGACCCTGCTGATCGGCGGCGAGGCGATCAGCCCCGCCCTGTGGTCGAGGATCTCGGACCTGACCGCGGCCGGCACCGTCCGCGCGGTCAACCTGTACGGGCCCACCGAGTGCACCGTGGACGCCTCCGCCGGCTGGATCGCGACCCCCGCAGGGGAACCGGCCGCGCCGCACATCGGCGCCGTACTTCCGGGCCTGCGGATGCGCGTCCTGGACGAGAGGCTTCAGCCGGTCGGCCCGGACGGCACGGGTGAGCTGTACCTCGCCGGACCCCGCGTGGGCCGTGGTTACCGCCGCCGGCCCGGCCTGACCGCCGAGCGGTTCACCGCCGACAGCGGCCACGACGCCGAGCCCGGCGGGCGCATGTACCGCACCGGCGACCTGGTGCGGGTCCTGCCGGAGGGCAGGCTCGACTACCTGGGCCGCGCCGACGGGCAGGTGAAACTGCGCGGCTTCCGCATCGAACTCCCCGAGATCGAGGCGGCGTTGACCGCCCACGAGTCGGTCGCCGAGGCCGCGGTCGTACTGCGCGACGACCTGCACGTGGCCCCCGGCCTCGTCGCCTACTACCGGGCCACCGGACCGGTCACCGGCGCCGCGCTCAAGGACCTGCTGACCGCCGCGCTGCCCGCGTACATGGTGCCCGCCGTCTTCGTCGCCCTCGACCGCTTCCCGACCACAGTCAACGGCAAGCTGGACCGGTCCGCGCTGCCCGAACCGCCGTCGGCCGCACCGGCGTCCGCGACGGAGCCCGCCGGGGAGGACGACGGTCTGACCGCCTCGGAACGGCTGATCGCCGGAGTGTGGACCACGGTGCTCCGGGCGGACTCCGTCGGCCCCGACGACAACTTCTTCAAGCTGGGCGGCCATTCCCTGCTCGCGATCAAGCTGGTCTCGCGGGTACGGGCCGAGCTGGGCGTGGCCCTGCCGGTGAAGGCCGTCTACGCCAACCCCCGCCTGCGGGACCTGGCCGCGCACATCGACGGGCTCGTCGCAGCCCATGACGCCTGA
- a CDS encoding condensation domain-containing protein — MTVTPLSFAQRRLWFLGRLEGPSATYNAPVVLHLDGTPDPAVLGAALADLAERHEVLRTVLPAGPDAEPRQEVRAPGAVAPPEVVRCPPAERDAQVAAFVREPIDVTTEAPLRVRLFTSQDGPDADGDAGSVLVLLIHHIATDGWSVRPLLRDLDTAYRARLAGQAPDWEPLPVQYADYALWQRELLGDPDDPDSLAAEQLDHWRRRLDGAPAVTALPADRPRPAEPSGRGATLTARVPAATHRALLALGRQHGASLPMVVRAALAASLAAAGAGPDVVIGTPVAGRPEEDLYELVGFFVNTLALRTDLSGDPSAATLLERVREADLAAYEHQDLPFELLVERLAPERSLGHHPLFQVMLTVDDGQGAGPVPLGPDLTGRPGTADLRAAKFDLTFFCAQRQAASDGSPDGLDLALGYAVDLFDESTARLLLDLFSRALDAFATDAARPLGALATDEEQAGLKARREALATARSAATPAVLPGRRDVSGPREEILCGLFAEVLGRSHAGPDDNFFRTGGHSMLAGKLVNRVRAALGVELGIRDLFLAPTPAALHRRIAEAARAGGGAAARPAPRAVPAAERPDRLPLSAAQRALWLLARIEGPSATYNAPVVLRLDGVPDAGALAAALADLAGRHPVLRTAYPHVGGEPYQRIAHDFRPALETVRCADAAELDAAVEEFGRTPLDVTDGVPLRARLFTTVDGSACALVLLVHHIAVDGWSLSPLLRDLGAAYTARLGGRAPGWEPLPLTYADYALWQRDLLTDPQELLGHWRTALAGLPERTDLPYDRPRPAEPTGRGGTVAVRLDAGARSGLAALARDRRASLFMVARAALAAALSAAGSGADLAIGTPVAGRSDEALHDLVGCFVNSLVLRADTSGDPTAAALVERGRDFDLAAFDHQDLPFDVLVELLSGTSGRALGEHPFFQVMLTVRTAGAADGTDRPRLGPLTAEAGSVDLGAAKFDLSFHCEEEADGGLRLLLGFARDVFDEDTARLLLDVYARALTAFASDAGRPLSALGLLTAAESAALAARRERLADAARHAAERAAERERAGRTASEPEHPRVRLLCDLFAEILGRDEVRPDDNFFRSGGHSLLASKLVNRIRVALGVAAGVRDLFLAPTPQALHDRLPSGPDAGGDRPALRPAVRPERVPLSYAQRRLWFTDQLEGPSAAYNIAMVRRLDRPLDPAALAAALADVAERHEVLRTVYRAEGGEPFQVVLDGARPQLELGFPADLAAAVDAAAGHVFDLARDLPLRAWLFLPSDGSGRQTLVLLVHHIAADGWSTDCLLADLGTAYAARAAGAAPAWEALPVQYADYTLWQRELLGPGRQDARLGFWESALAELPPLTDLPTDRHRPPVPSGRGALTGFTVPASVRDGLDRIARDTGSTLFMVVHAALAAVLTRCGAGSDLAVGTVVAGRDDQALNGLVGFFVNTLVLRTDTSGDPCYADLLVRVREADLAAYAHQEVPFDLVVEHLNPHRSSAHHPLAQVMLRVSPEPDGAGGAGGPLAGEALPFGAHTAKADLTFALTGNAEHGGLDGVLEYATDLYERNGAERLTGLLEHALAVFAADPAARIGTLPGGPPRPGDGPYATVAGYRVDLGHVREVLAAQPGVTGAEVALVDGRLVARVTGGVTEADAQSWAADRLPEYAVPVVGVSGQPPRPPAPGGPLPLLVDLFSEVLDGKEVTPDANFFRSGGHSLLAVRLLNRVRTELGRELTLRDVFRHPTPAALAALLAAAPTPPPVPALRRRTRAGTRVPQP, encoded by the coding sequence ATGACCGTGACCCCGTTGTCGTTCGCCCAGCGCCGCCTGTGGTTCCTCGGGCGGCTGGAAGGCCCCTCCGCCACCTACAACGCCCCGGTGGTGCTCCACCTGGACGGGACGCCCGACCCGGCGGTGCTCGGCGCGGCCCTCGCCGATCTGGCCGAGCGGCACGAGGTACTGCGTACCGTCCTGCCGGCCGGCCCGGACGCCGAGCCCCGCCAGGAGGTCCGCGCCCCCGGGGCGGTCGCCCCGCCCGAGGTGGTCCGGTGCCCACCCGCCGAGCGCGACGCACAGGTGGCCGCGTTCGTCCGGGAGCCGATCGACGTCACGACCGAAGCCCCGTTGCGCGTGCGCCTGTTCACCTCGCAGGACGGTCCGGACGCCGACGGGGACGCGGGTTCCGTGCTGGTGCTCCTGATCCACCACATCGCCACGGACGGCTGGTCCGTACGCCCCCTGCTCCGCGACCTGGACACCGCCTACCGGGCCCGGCTCGCGGGCCAGGCGCCCGACTGGGAGCCGCTGCCGGTCCAGTACGCCGACTACGCGCTGTGGCAACGGGAACTGCTCGGCGACCCGGACGACCCCGACAGCCTCGCCGCCGAGCAGCTCGACCACTGGCGGCGGCGGCTCGACGGGGCACCGGCGGTGACGGCGCTGCCCGCCGACCGGCCGCGGCCGGCCGAGCCCTCCGGGCGCGGGGCCACGCTCACCGCACGGGTCCCGGCCGCCACCCACCGCGCGCTGCTCGCCCTTGGGCGGCAGCACGGGGCCAGCCTGCCGATGGTGGTGCGCGCGGCGCTGGCCGCGTCGCTCGCGGCGGCCGGCGCCGGCCCGGACGTGGTGATCGGCACGCCGGTGGCCGGCCGGCCCGAGGAGGATCTGTACGAGCTCGTCGGGTTCTTCGTCAACACCCTGGCCCTGCGCACGGATCTGTCCGGTGATCCGAGCGCCGCCACGCTCCTGGAGCGGGTGCGGGAGGCGGACCTGGCCGCGTACGAGCACCAGGACCTGCCGTTCGAGCTGCTGGTCGAACGGCTCGCTCCGGAGCGCTCCCTCGGCCACCACCCGCTGTTCCAGGTGATGCTGACCGTGGACGACGGGCAGGGCGCGGGCCCGGTGCCGCTCGGGCCGGACCTCACCGGGCGGCCGGGCACGGCCGACCTGCGGGCGGCCAAGTTCGACCTCACGTTCTTCTGCGCCCAGCGCCAAGCGGCTTCGGACGGCTCCCCCGACGGGCTCGACCTCGCGCTGGGCTATGCCGTCGACCTGTTCGACGAGTCCACGGCGCGGTTGCTGCTGGACCTGTTCAGCCGGGCCCTGGACGCCTTCGCCACGGACGCCGCCCGGCCGCTCGGCGCGCTGGCCACCGACGAGGAGCAGGCCGGGCTGAAGGCCCGGCGGGAGGCGCTGGCCACAGCGCGGAGCGCCGCGACGCCGGCCGTACTCCCCGGCCGCCGGGACGTGAGCGGTCCGCGGGAGGAGATCCTGTGCGGGCTCTTCGCCGAGGTGCTCGGGCGTTCCCACGCGGGACCGGACGACAACTTCTTCCGCACCGGCGGGCATTCGATGCTCGCGGGCAAGCTGGTGAACCGCGTCCGGGCCGCCCTGGGCGTGGAACTCGGCATCAGGGACCTGTTCCTGGCCCCCACCCCGGCCGCCCTGCACCGCCGGATCGCCGAGGCCGCCCGCGCCGGAGGCGGCGCCGCCGCCCGGCCCGCGCCGCGCGCGGTACCGGCGGCCGAACGCCCGGACCGGCTGCCGCTGTCGGCGGCGCAGCGGGCGCTGTGGCTGCTCGCCCGGATCGAGGGCCCCTCGGCCACGTACAACGCCCCCGTGGTGCTCCGCCTCGACGGGGTGCCGGACGCCGGGGCGCTGGCGGCGGCCCTCGCCGACCTGGCCGGGCGGCACCCGGTCCTGCGCACCGCCTACCCGCACGTGGGCGGGGAGCCGTACCAGCGGATCGCGCACGACTTCCGTCCCGCGCTGGAGACCGTCCGGTGCGCCGACGCGGCGGAACTCGACGCCGCAGTGGAGGAATTCGGCCGTACGCCGCTCGATGTGACGGACGGGGTTCCGCTGCGGGCCCGGCTGTTCACCACCGTTGACGGCAGCGCCTGCGCCCTGGTCCTGCTCGTCCACCACATCGCCGTGGACGGCTGGTCCCTGTCCCCGCTGCTCCGGGACCTGGGCGCCGCGTACACCGCCCGGCTGGGAGGCCGCGCCCCCGGGTGGGAGCCGCTGCCCCTCACTTACGCCGACTACGCGCTGTGGCAGCGGGACCTGCTCACCGATCCGCAGGAACTGCTGGGTCACTGGCGGACCGCCCTGGCCGGGCTGCCCGAGCGAACCGACCTGCCGTACGACCGGCCCCGCCCGGCCGAGCCCACCGGGCGCGGCGGCACGGTCGCCGTCCGGCTGGACGCCGGGGCGCGGAGCGGGCTGGCCGCGCTCGCCCGTGACCGGCGGGCGAGCCTGTTCATGGTGGCCCGGGCCGCCCTCGCCGCCGCGCTGTCCGCGGCCGGCTCGGGTGCGGACCTGGCGATCGGCACCCCGGTCGCGGGGCGCTCCGACGAGGCCCTGCACGATCTGGTCGGCTGCTTCGTCAACTCCCTGGTACTGCGCGCCGACACGTCCGGAGACCCCACGGCCGCCGCCCTGGTGGAGCGGGGGCGGGACTTCGACCTGGCAGCGTTCGACCACCAGGACCTGCCGTTCGACGTCCTGGTGGAGCTGCTGTCCGGGACGTCCGGGCGGGCCCTCGGCGAGCACCCCTTCTTCCAGGTGATGCTGACGGTACGGACCGCCGGGGCGGCGGACGGCACGGACCGGCCGCGGCTCGGCCCGCTGACCGCCGAGGCCGGATCGGTCGACCTGGGAGCGGCCAAGTTCGACCTGAGCTTCCACTGCGAGGAGGAGGCCGACGGCGGGCTGCGCCTGCTGCTCGGCTTCGCGCGGGACGTGTTCGACGAGGACACGGCAAGGCTGCTCCTTGACGTGTACGCCCGCGCCCTCACGGCGTTCGCCTCGGACGCCGGCCGGCCGCTGAGCGCCCTCGGCCTGCTCACCGCTGCGGAGTCGGCCGCTCTCGCCGCCCGCCGGGAGCGGCTCGCCGACGCTGCGCGGCACGCCGCCGAGCGCGCGGCGGAGCGGGAACGGGCCGGGCGGACGGCGTCGGAGCCGGAGCATCCGCGCGTGCGGCTGCTGTGCGATCTCTTCGCCGAGATCCTCGGCCGGGACGAGGTGCGCCCCGACGACAACTTCTTCCGTAGCGGCGGGCATTCCCTGCTCGCCAGCAAACTGGTCAACCGGATCCGCGTGGCGCTGGGCGTGGCGGCCGGGGTCCGCGACCTGTTCCTCGCCCCCACTCCGCAGGCGCTGCACGACCGGCTGCCCTCGGGCCCGGACGCCGGCGGGGACCGGCCGGCGCTGCGCCCGGCCGTCCGGCCCGAGCGGGTCCCGCTGTCGTACGCCCAGCGCCGGCTGTGGTTCACCGACCAGCTGGAGGGGCCCTCCGCCGCCTACAACATCGCCATGGTGCGACGGCTGGACCGGCCGCTGGACCCGGCCGCCCTCGCCGCCGCGCTGGCCGATGTCGCCGAGCGGCACGAGGTGCTGCGCACGGTGTACCGGGCCGAGGGCGGGGAGCCGTTCCAGGTGGTCCTCGACGGGGCCCGCCCCCAGTTGGAGCTGGGTTTCCCCGCCGACCTTGCGGCGGCCGTGGACGCGGCCGCGGGCCATGTCTTCGACCTGGCGCGGGACCTGCCGCTGCGCGCGTGGCTGTTCCTGCCGTCCGACGGTTCCGGCCGCCAGACCCTCGTCCTGCTGGTGCACCACATCGCCGCCGACGGCTGGTCGACGGACTGCCTGCTGGCCGATCTGGGCACCGCGTACGCGGCGCGGGCCGCCGGCGCCGCTCCCGCCTGGGAGGCGCTGCCCGTGCAGTACGCGGACTACACGCTCTGGCAGCGGGAGTTGCTCGGCCCCGGGCGGCAGGACGCACGCCTCGGCTTCTGGGAGAGCGCCCTCGCGGAGCTGCCGCCGCTGACCGACCTCCCCACGGACCGGCACCGGCCTCCCGTGCCGTCCGGGCGGGGCGCGCTCACCGGGTTCACGGTCCCCGCGTCCGTACGGGACGGGCTGGACCGGATCGCACGGGACACCGGCAGCACCCTGTTCATGGTGGTGCACGCGGCGCTCGCGGCGGTGCTCACCCGCTGCGGGGCCGGGTCCGACCTGGCGGTGGGCACGGTGGTCGCCGGCCGGGACGACCAGGCGCTGAACGGGCTGGTCGGGTTCTTCGTGAACACGCTGGTCCTGCGCACGGACACGTCGGGCGACCCGTGCTACGCCGACCTGCTGGTACGGGTCCGGGAGGCGGACCTGGCCGCGTACGCGCACCAGGAAGTGCCCTTCGACCTGGTCGTGGAGCACCTCAACCCGCACCGGTCGTCGGCGCACCACCCGCTGGCGCAGGTGATGTTGCGGGTCAGCCCGGAGCCGGACGGCGCGGGCGGGGCGGGCGGCCCGCTGGCCGGTGAGGCGCTGCCGTTCGGGGCACACACCGCGAAGGCCGACCTGACCTTCGCACTGACCGGGAACGCGGAGCACGGCGGCCTGGACGGGGTGCTGGAGTACGCCACCGATCTGTACGAGCGGAACGGCGCCGAGCGGCTCACGGGGCTCCTCGAACACGCCCTGGCGGTGTTCGCGGCGGACCCGGCGGCCCGGATCGGCACTCTGCCGGGCGGCCCGCCCCGGCCGGGCGACGGGCCGTACGCGACCGTGGCGGGATACCGGGTGGACCTCGGGCATGTACGGGAGGTGCTGGCCGCGCAGCCCGGGGTCACGGGCGCCGAAGTGGCCCTCGTCGACGGGAGACTCGTGGCGCGGGTGACGGGTGGGGTCACGGAGGCCGACGCGCAGTCCTGGGCGGCGGACCGGCTGCCCGAGTACGCCGTGCCCGTCGTCGGTGTATCGGGGCAGCCGCCCCGGCCGCCGGCACCGGGTGGTCCGCTGCCACTGCTGGTAGACCTGTTCAGCGAGGTGCTGGACGGCAAGGAGGTGACGCCGGACGCGAACTTCTTCCGTTCGGGCGGGCATTCGCTCCTGGCGGTGCGCCTGCTGAACCGGGTGCGCACGGAGCTCGGCCGCGAGCTGACGCTGCGGGACGTGTTCCGGCATCCCACGCCGGCCGCGCTGGCGGCCCTGCTGGCCGCGGCGCCCACACCGCCACCGGTCCCGGCCCTCCGCCGCCGCACCCGCGCCGGCACGCGGGTGCCGCAGCCCTGA